One window of Novosphingobium sp. P6W genomic DNA carries:
- a CDS encoding ABC transporter ATP-binding protein — MTATLGCVALSLADRLTDLTLSLHEGEVTAICGPNGAGKSTLLSCLGGLVAADGGLVTLGGRLMRNVPAQERAQCIGYLPQSPEIAWDVSVEVLVSLGRLPWGDAGAQAGRDAIQEAIAAMDLSALRDRRVSRLSGGERARALMARVLATRPAWLLADEPLANLDLRHAIALMRRFREQGCRGRGVVLVLHDLATAMNFADRVIVLDQGRLAADGEPAHALRSEVIEQVWRCKAGWLGERGMRALSLG, encoded by the coding sequence ATGACCGCCACACTAGGCTGCGTGGCTCTGAGCCTTGCCGACCGGCTCACCGATCTTACCCTGTCGCTTCACGAGGGTGAGGTGACAGCGATATGCGGGCCGAACGGCGCGGGAAAATCCACGCTGCTTTCGTGCCTTGGCGGCCTGGTCGCGGCGGATGGCGGGCTGGTGACGCTGGGCGGGCGGCTGATGCGCAACGTTCCCGCTCAGGAGCGTGCGCAGTGCATCGGATACCTGCCGCAGTCGCCCGAAATCGCCTGGGACGTGAGTGTCGAGGTACTCGTCTCACTTGGCCGGCTGCCTTGGGGCGATGCCGGGGCGCAGGCGGGAAGGGACGCCATACAAGAAGCCATTGCGGCGATGGACCTGAGCGCGCTGCGCGATCGCCGCGTTTCTCGCCTTTCAGGTGGTGAACGGGCGCGGGCGTTGATGGCTAGGGTGCTGGCGACCCGTCCGGCTTGGCTGTTGGCCGACGAACCACTGGCCAATCTGGACCTGCGTCACGCCATCGCGCTGATGCGCCGCTTTCGCGAGCAGGGCTGCAGGGGCCGGGGCGTGGTGCTGGTTCTTCACGATCTGGCGACTGCGATGAACTTCGCCGACCGCGTGATCGTCCTCGACCAAGGGCGGCTGGCAGCAGACGGCGAGCCGGCCCACGCGCTACGATCGGAGGTGATCGAGCAAGTATGGCGCTGCAAGGCAGGCTGGCTCGGTGAGCGCGGGATGCGGGCGTTGTCTCTGGGTTAA
- a CDS encoding ABC transporter substrate-binding protein, translated as MSLLALSGCGNDVPIADTGHPRIVSLNPCTDAVLAQVASPGQLLAISHYSHDPSATSMDIAEAARFGDTSGTVEEIAALAPDVVVASSFMAPMTVQALRDMGMRVVLEPIPSDVAGSLAQVRSLAALAGNRSVGEALVGRIETALFYAAPAAGTPPVPALLWESGGIVAGDNTLIVDLMRRSGFANAAAARGLGQADFLPLERVLANPPRVIFTVGSPAAEEDRMLRHPALAQVKGMTRAPLDRSLLWCGGPTIPRALARLVQVRRELDIPSTASRARP; from the coding sequence ATGTCGCTTCTCGCGCTCTCGGGTTGCGGAAATGACGTTCCGATCGCCGATACGGGTCATCCCCGGATCGTTTCGCTGAACCCCTGCACCGATGCGGTACTGGCGCAAGTCGCATCGCCGGGGCAGCTGCTTGCGATTTCGCATTACAGCCACGATCCTTCCGCGACCTCGATGGACATTGCGGAAGCGGCACGGTTCGGTGACACTTCGGGCACCGTCGAGGAAATCGCTGCCTTGGCCCCTGACGTGGTGGTGGCCAGCAGCTTCATGGCGCCCATGACGGTGCAGGCCCTGCGCGATATGGGCATGCGCGTAGTGCTGGAGCCGATCCCCTCCGACGTCGCCGGATCCCTGGCGCAAGTACGCAGTCTGGCGGCGCTGGCCGGCAACCGTTCGGTGGGCGAAGCGCTGGTCGGCCGCATAGAAACCGCACTTTTCTACGCCGCGCCGGCCGCCGGCACACCGCCCGTCCCGGCGCTGCTGTGGGAATCGGGCGGCATCGTTGCGGGAGACAATACGCTGATCGTCGACCTTATGCGCCGCTCGGGCTTCGCCAATGCCGCTGCCGCGCGGGGGCTTGGTCAGGCGGACTTTCTGCCGCTCGAGCGTGTGCTGGCGAATCCGCCGCGCGTGATCTTCACTGTAGGCTCGCCCGCGGCCGAAGAGGACCGCATGCTGCGCCATCCTGCCCTCGCGCAGGTCAAGGGAATGACCCGCGCGCCGCTCGACCGTTCGCTGCTGTGGTGCGGCGGCCCGACCATCCCGCGTGCGCTGGCCCGGCTGGTGCAGGTGCGCCGGGAATTGGATATCCCATCGACCGCTTCCAGGGCCCGCCCATGA
- a CDS encoding TIGR00730 family Rossman fold protein produces the protein MRICVYLGSSAGNSPVYREAAEQFGTLLAKRGIGLVYGGGMVGLMGVIADAVCAAGGEVIGVIPEALRAREHDHQGITELHVVKTMHERKAMMANLADGFVTLPGGIGTFEEMFEAWCWSQLGYHNKPVGLLDVGGFYSGLRQFIDNVVEEGFLQPRHRSMLIVEKDPETMIDRIINYTPPENEHWLGARDV, from the coding sequence ATGCGGATCTGCGTTTATCTCGGCTCCTCCGCCGGCAACAGCCCCGTGTACCGCGAAGCCGCCGAGCAGTTCGGCACCCTGCTGGCCAAGCGCGGCATCGGCCTCGTCTACGGCGGCGGCATGGTCGGCCTCATGGGCGTGATCGCCGATGCGGTCTGCGCGGCGGGCGGCGAAGTCATCGGCGTCATCCCCGAGGCCCTGCGCGCCCGTGAACACGACCACCAGGGCATCACCGAGCTTCACGTCGTCAAGACGATGCACGAACGCAAGGCGATGATGGCCAATCTGGCGGATGGTTTTGTCACCCTGCCCGGCGGTATCGGCACCTTCGAGGAAATGTTCGAGGCCTGGTGCTGGTCGCAGCTTGGCTACCACAACAAGCCGGTCGGCTTGCTAGACGTCGGCGGGTTCTACTCGGGCCTGCGCCAGTTCATCGACAACGTGGTGGAAGAAGGCTTCCTCCAGCCGCGCCACCGCTCGATGCTCATCGTCGAGAAGGACCCCGAGACGATGATCGACCGCATCATCAACTACACCCCGCCCGAGAACGAACACTGGCTGGGCGCCCGCGACGTCTGA
- the uvrA gene encoding excinuclease ABC subunit UvrA — MSLTHITVRGAREHNLKGFDIALPREKLIVITGLSGSGKSSLAFDTIYAEGQRRYVESLSAYARQFLEMMQKPDVEHIDGLSPAISIEQKTTSRNPRSTVATVTEIWDYMRLLWARVGIPYSPATGLPIEAQTVSNMVDRVMALPEGTRLYLLAPVVRGRKGEYRKELAEWQKAGYTRVRIDGEFYPIEDAPALDKKFKHDIEVVVDRIAVKDGIQTRLADSFEQALKLAEGLAYVDLADTTVAELGGASTGSARADAAPAKKTRSKAKSAQAEPVEASAAQADADVPTLTKGMKNAGLPANRIVFSEKFACPVSGFTIEEIEPRLFSFNAPQGACPACDGLGEKLLFDPQLVVPNEHLTLKQGAIVPWAKSNPPSPYYMQVLSSLAAHFGFDLTTDWDALSPEVKIVILYGTAGKAVPLTFKDGRKEYTVNKPFEGVIGNLNRRMIQTDSAWMREELAKFQTAQPCETCEGKRLKPEALSVKIAGADIADAARFSVSDGFAWFGELEAKLTDQQKQIAKAILKEINERLGFLNNVGLDYLNLDRTSGTLSGGESQRIRLASQIGSGLSGVLYVLDEPSIGLHQRDNDMLLVTLKRLRDLGNTVIVVEHDEDAIRTADYIVDLGPGAGVHGGEIVAEGTLKQVLKAKNSLTAAYLNGSRKIEVPAKRRKGNGSFITVENARANNLTGVTAKFPLGTFCCVTGVSGSGKSSLTIDTLQAGASRQLNGARVIAGAHDKIKGLEKCDKVIEIDQSPIGRTPRSNPATYTGAFTQIRDWFAGLPESQARGYKPGRFSFNVKGGRCEACQGDGLIKIEMHFLPDVYVTCEECHGKRYNRETLEVKFKGMSIADVLDMTIEDAEEFFKAVPPIRDKMHMLNEVGLGYVKVGQQATTLSGGEAQRVKLGKELARRSTGQTLYILDEPTTGLHFEDVRKLLEVLHRLVDQGNSVIVIEHNLDVIKTADWIIDMGPEGGVRGGEIVATGTPEQVVKEPRSFTGHYLKPLLVK; from the coding sequence ATGAGTCTCACCCACATCACTGTGCGCGGCGCGCGCGAGCATAACCTCAAGGGCTTCGACATCGCGCTCCCGCGTGAGAAGCTGATCGTCATCACCGGGCTTTCGGGTTCGGGCAAGTCGAGCCTGGCGTTCGATACGATCTATGCCGAAGGGCAGCGCCGCTATGTCGAGAGCCTTTCGGCCTATGCGCGCCAGTTCCTGGAAATGATGCAGAAGCCCGATGTCGAGCATATCGACGGGCTTTCGCCGGCAATCTCGATCGAGCAGAAGACGACGAGCCGCAATCCGCGCTCGACCGTGGCGACGGTGACCGAGATCTGGGATTACATGCGCTTGCTGTGGGCGCGCGTGGGCATTCCCTATTCGCCCGCCACCGGCCTGCCGATCGAAGCGCAGACGGTTTCCAACATGGTCGACCGGGTGATGGCGCTGCCCGAAGGCACGCGGCTTTATCTGCTTGCCCCCGTGGTGCGCGGCCGCAAGGGCGAATACCGCAAGGAATTGGCCGAATGGCAGAAGGCGGGCTACACCCGCGTGCGCATCGACGGTGAGTTCTATCCGATCGAGGATGCCCCCGCGCTCGACAAGAAATTCAAGCACGACATCGAGGTGGTGGTCGACCGTATCGCGGTGAAGGACGGCATCCAGACGCGCCTTGCCGACAGCTTCGAGCAGGCGTTGAAGCTGGCCGAGGGGCTGGCCTATGTCGATCTGGCCGATACCACGGTGGCGGAGCTGGGCGGTGCTTCGACAGGCTCGGCACGAGCGGATGCCGCTCCCGCAAAGAAGACCAGGTCGAAAGCAAAATCCGCTCAGGCTGAGCCTGTCGAAGCCTCCGCCGCTCAGGCCGACGCCGACGTCCCCACCCTGACGAAGGGCATGAAGAACGCCGGCCTGCCCGCCAACCGCATCGTCTTTTCGGAAAAGTTCGCTTGCCCAGTGAGCGGCTTCACGATCGAGGAGATCGAGCCGCGCCTGTTCTCGTTCAACGCGCCGCAGGGTGCGTGCCCGGCCTGCGACGGTCTGGGTGAAAAGCTGCTGTTCGACCCCCAGCTGGTCGTCCCCAACGAGCACCTGACGCTCAAGCAGGGCGCGATCGTGCCCTGGGCCAAGTCAAACCCGCCTTCGCCTTACTACATGCAGGTGCTTTCCAGCCTCGCTGCGCACTTCGGGTTCGACCTGACGACGGATTGGGACGCGCTCTCACCCGAGGTGAAGATCGTGATTCTTTACGGCACGGCAGGCAAGGCGGTGCCGCTCACCTTCAAGGACGGGCGCAAGGAATATACCGTCAACAAGCCCTTCGAGGGTGTGATCGGCAACCTCAACCGCCGCATGATCCAGACCGACAGCGCCTGGATGCGCGAGGAACTGGCCAAGTTCCAGACCGCGCAGCCGTGCGAAACCTGTGAGGGCAAGCGCCTCAAGCCCGAGGCTCTGTCGGTCAAGATCGCCGGGGCCGATATCGCCGATGCCGCGCGATTCTCCGTCTCGGACGGCTTTGCGTGGTTCGGCGAACTGGAAGCCAAGCTGACCGACCAGCAGAAGCAAATCGCCAAGGCCATCCTCAAGGAGATCAACGAGCGTCTGGGTTTCCTCAACAACGTCGGGCTGGACTACCTCAACCTCGACCGCACCAGCGGCACCCTTTCGGGCGGTGAAAGCCAGCGCATCCGCCTGGCCAGCCAGATCGGCTCGGGCCTTTCCGGCGTGCTTTACGTCCTCGACGAACCGAGCATCGGCCTGCACCAGCGCGACAACGACATGCTGCTGGTCACCCTCAAGCGCCTGCGCGACCTCGGCAATACCGTGATCGTGGTGGAGCATGACGAAGACGCCATCCGCACCGCCGACTACATCGTCGACCTCGGCCCCGGCGCGGGCGTCCACGGCGGCGAGATCGTCGCGGAGGGCACGCTGAAGCAGGTGCTGAAGGCCAAGAACAGCCTCACTGCCGCCTACCTCAACGGAAGCCGCAAGATCGAGGTGCCGGCCAAGCGCCGCAAGGGCAACGGTTCGTTCATCACGGTGGAGAACGCGCGCGCCAACAATCTGACTGGGGTGACCGCCAAGTTTCCCCTCGGCACGTTCTGCTGCGTCACCGGCGTGTCCGGTTCGGGCAAGTCCTCGCTCACCATCGACACGCTGCAGGCGGGCGCGAGCCGCCAGCTCAACGGCGCGCGGGTGATCGCGGGCGCGCACGACAAGATCAAGGGCCTGGAAAAGTGCGACAAGGTGATCGAGATCGACCAGTCGCCGATCGGCCGCACCCCGCGCTCCAACCCGGCGACTTATACCGGTGCCTTCACCCAGATCCGCGACTGGTTTGCCGGCCTGCCCGAAAGCCAGGCGCGCGGCTACAAGCCGGGGCGTTTCAGCTTCAATGTCAAGGGCGGCCGCTGCGAGGCGTGCCAGGGCGACGGCCTCATCAAGATCGAAATGCACTTCCTGCCTGACGTCTACGTGACGTGCGAGGAATGTCACGGCAAACGCTACAACCGCGAGACGCTGGAAGTGAAGTTCAAGGGCATGTCGATCGCCGACGTGCTCGACATGACGATCGAGGACGCGGAGGAGTTCTTCAAGGCGGTGCCCCCCATCCGCGACAAGATGCACATGCTGAACGAAGTGGGTCTGGGCTACGTCAAGGTCGGCCAACAGGCCACGACGCTTTCGGGCGGCGAAGCGCAGCGCGTGAAACTGGGCAAGGAACTAGCGCGCCGTTCCACCGGGCAGACGCTGTACATCCTCGATGAACCCACCACCGGCCTCCACTTCGAGGACGTGCGCAAACTGCTCGAAGTGCTCCACCGCCTGGTAGACCAGGGCAATTCGGTGATTGTGATCGAACACAATCTCGACGTCATCAAGACCGCCGACTGGATCATCGACATGGGCCCCGAAGGCGGCGTGCGCGGCGGTGAGATCGTGGCGACCGGAACGCCTGAGCAGGTGGTGAAGGAGCCGCGCTCGTTCACTGGCCACTATCTCAAGCCGCTTCTTGTGAAATAA
- a CDS encoding AarF/ABC1/UbiB kinase family protein has product MPTILQTMTVAARDRARMAEVSAVIARFGLESLLARLGLGGEAHEDADLPTRTRRALEALGPTYVKLGQILATRRDLLPDEWIAAFEQLQSDAPRLPFEELRPAVEAALGEPPETAFARFDTQPLAAASIAQVHRAVLHDGTEVAVKIRRPGIRPRMEADLRLLRHLAALAEARSAGVRRMMPSAIIEQLGREILDELDFTNEGRNADLLRADLAPLKRVVVPRIDWAHTSEGVLVMDFVAGVPPRDPSLLREKGIDPASIADLGAQLVLEMVLVNGRFHADPHPGNLLCLPASAPGEGDRLALLDLGSVGFVSPRRQHEFLTFILSLRGNDPGGVADMLGLWSQAGEVPRERLLTAAERLVARHGTGALVLNSMVADFFPLLRKEGLVLPPDLVLIFKAMVTMDGVLSGIAPDFDLSQALTALRGRLVASRLTRLASPDRLEAVLLELSRLSADAPRLMRAATARLEKAEEVRPETGQGQAIRYAGALVAGAVVVHALLGVVAGLL; this is encoded by the coding sequence ATGCCGACGATCCTGCAGACGATGACCGTGGCCGCGCGCGACCGTGCGCGCATGGCTGAAGTGAGTGCAGTGATCGCCCGTTTCGGCCTGGAATCGCTGCTCGCCCGGTTGGGCCTGGGCGGCGAGGCGCATGAGGACGCCGACCTTCCCACCCGCACCCGCCGCGCGCTGGAGGCGCTGGGGCCGACTTATGTGAAGTTGGGCCAGATCCTCGCCACCCGTCGCGACCTGCTGCCGGACGAGTGGATCGCCGCCTTCGAACAGCTGCAAAGCGATGCCCCGCGTCTCCCGTTCGAGGAGCTTCGTCCGGCCGTCGAGGCGGCGCTGGGCGAACCGCCCGAAACCGCCTTTGCGCGCTTCGATACGCAGCCCCTCGCCGCCGCTTCGATCGCGCAGGTCCACCGCGCCGTCCTGCATGACGGGACGGAAGTGGCGGTGAAGATCCGGCGCCCCGGCATCCGTCCGCGTATGGAAGCGGACCTGCGCCTGCTGCGCCACCTCGCTGCACTGGCCGAGGCGCGCAGCGCCGGCGTCCGCCGCATGATGCCGAGCGCGATCATCGAGCAGTTGGGCCGCGAAATCCTCGACGAACTCGATTTTACCAACGAGGGCCGCAACGCCGACCTCCTGCGCGCCGACCTCGCCCCGTTGAAGCGCGTGGTGGTGCCCCGGATCGACTGGGCGCACACCAGCGAAGGTGTGCTGGTGATGGACTTCGTGGCAGGCGTGCCGCCGCGCGATCCATCGCTGCTGCGGGAGAAAGGCATAGACCCCGCCTCGATCGCGGACCTCGGCGCGCAGCTGGTGCTCGAAATGGTGCTGGTCAATGGCCGTTTCCACGCCGACCCGCACCCCGGCAACCTGCTTTGCCTGCCGGCCTCGGCGCCGGGCGAGGGTGACCGCCTGGCCTTGCTTGATCTCGGCTCGGTCGGTTTCGTATCGCCTCGCCGCCAGCACGAATTCCTCACCTTCATCCTGTCCCTGCGCGGCAACGACCCCGGCGGCGTCGCTGACATGCTGGGTCTGTGGTCGCAAGCGGGCGAAGTCCCGCGCGAAAGGCTGCTTACGGCCGCCGAACGCCTCGTCGCTCGCCATGGCACCGGGGCGCTGGTGCTCAATTCCATGGTCGCGGATTTTTTCCCGCTGCTGCGCAAGGAAGGGCTGGTGCTGCCGCCGGACCTGGTGCTGATCTTCAAGGCGATGGTAACGATGGACGGCGTGCTTTCCGGCATCGCCCCGGACTTTGATCTGTCGCAGGCGCTGACGGCGCTGCGAGGCCGACTTGTCGCCTCGCGCTTGACCCGCCTCGCGTCGCCGGACCGGCTGGAAGCGGTGCTGCTGGAGCTCTCCCGCCTCTCTGCCGACGCACCCCGCCTGATGCGCGCCGCCACCGCGCGGCTGGAAAAGGCGGAGGAGGTCAGGCCGGAGACAGGGCAGGGGCAGGCGATTCGCTATGCCGGGGCGCTGGTGGCAGGCGCGGTCGTGGTCCACGCGCTGCTGGGCGTGGTCGCGGGGCTTTTGTGA
- a CDS encoding septal ring lytic transglycosylase RlpA family protein, with translation MVFLRNALALALVAALAACGGGVRYRPISDVPVRIGPSYKIRGTTYTPAAQPDYDMLGYATWYGSESGNQVANGERFRPGWVTAAHKTLPLPSYVEVTALDTGRRIVVRVNDRGPYGDQARILDLSKGAAELLGVRAIGKAAVRVRVVEPSEKDRAALRKGKPARELPTVSARTLTSLQDQFSRGVGQR, from the coding sequence ATGGTTTTCCTGCGAAACGCGCTCGCCCTTGCACTTGTCGCCGCGCTGGCGGCCTGCGGCGGCGGGGTCAGATACCGGCCGATCAGCGACGTGCCGGTGCGCATCGGGCCGTCCTACAAAATCCGCGGAACCACTTATACGCCCGCCGCGCAGCCGGACTACGACATGCTGGGCTATGCGACCTGGTATGGCAGCGAAAGCGGCAACCAGGTCGCCAATGGCGAGCGTTTCCGGCCGGGCTGGGTTACCGCTGCGCACAAGACGCTGCCCTTGCCCTCCTATGTGGAAGTCACCGCGCTGGACACCGGCAGGCGCATCGTGGTGCGGGTGAACGATCGCGGGCCCTATGGCGATCAGGCGCGCATCCTCGACCTGTCGAAAGGTGCGGCAGAGCTGCTCGGCGTGCGCGCCATCGGCAAGGCGGCGGTGCGCGTCCGCGTTGTCGAGCCATCCGAGAAGGACCGCGCCGCCCTGCGAAAGGGCAAGCCCGCCCGCGAACTACCGACCGTCTCGGCCCGCACATTGACCAGCTTGCAGGATCAGTTCTCGCGCGGTGTGGGTCAGCGCTGA
- a CDS encoding iron ABC transporter permease produces the protein MNRRLILILVAALVVAVPLSLLAGQVWIDPIAPTTRNAALILFELRLPRAALALVIGAGLGVSGAAMQGYLRNPLADPGLFGIAPGAALGAVLSFWTGYAASVWLLPVFALVGAGGAMALLALIAGREGGVALFTMAGLMIASLAGALTSLAISLSPTPFAMSEIVTWLMGALADRSWREVGIAAPLTLAGVGVLISAGRGLDALTLGEAAARSLGLEPGRLQARMIVGVGLAVGAAVAVAGVIGFVGLMVPHLVRPLTDRRPSSLMVPSALAGALLLLAADCLCRMLPLSGGELRLGIALSLLGAPFFLKLLLDMRRGLA, from the coding sequence ATGAACCGCCGACTGATCCTAATCCTCGTCGCCGCGCTTGTCGTCGCCGTGCCGCTTTCGCTGCTGGCGGGGCAGGTGTGGATCGATCCCATCGCACCGACTACGCGCAATGCCGCGTTGATCCTGTTCGAATTGCGCCTGCCGCGCGCCGCGCTGGCTTTGGTCATCGGGGCGGGGCTAGGTGTTTCCGGGGCAGCGATGCAGGGGTATCTGCGCAACCCGCTCGCCGATCCGGGCCTTTTCGGCATCGCGCCCGGCGCTGCGCTGGGCGCGGTGCTGAGTTTCTGGACCGGCTATGCGGCTTCGGTCTGGCTGCTGCCGGTCTTTGCGCTTGTCGGCGCGGGCGGGGCGATGGCGCTTCTCGCACTGATCGCAGGGCGGGAAGGCGGGGTGGCCCTGTTCACCATGGCGGGCCTGATGATCGCCAGCCTTGCGGGCGCGTTGACCAGCCTTGCGATCAGCCTTTCGCCTACGCCGTTCGCGATGAGCGAGATCGTAACCTGGCTGATGGGCGCGCTGGCCGACCGGTCTTGGCGCGAAGTGGGGATAGCCGCCCCGCTGACCTTGGCGGGGGTGGGTGTGTTGATTTCTGCCGGGCGCGGGCTGGATGCGCTGACGCTGGGAGAGGCGGCTGCGCGCTCGCTGGGGTTGGAGCCAGGACGCTTGCAGGCGCGGATGATCGTGGGCGTTGGGCTTGCGGTCGGCGCGGCGGTGGCAGTCGCGGGCGTGATAGGTTTCGTCGGCCTGATGGTGCCGCATCTGGTGCGGCCGCTAACTGACCGGCGGCCGTCCTCGCTGATGGTGCCCAGCGCACTTGCGGGCGCGCTGCTGCTGCTGGCCGCCGATTGCCTGTGCCGGATGCTGCCTCTCAGCGGGGGCGAATTGCGGCTGGGCATCGCGCTGAGCCTGCTGGGCGCTCCATTTTTCCTCAAATTGCTGCTCGACATGCGCCGGGGGCTGGCATGA
- a CDS encoding TonB-dependent siderophore receptor, which translates to MKYMFLIGSAFAVSAPAMAQDVDNEYQAADAFHQPGQRVSTSSIVVTATRQPTPLTQIGQSVTVVTRAEIERTQATTATDVLARIPGVSTVQSGGFGQPSSVFIRGAENAQSLVLIDGVRINDPGDVGGGFDFGALTIGQFDRVEVVRGSSGVLWGSRAIGGVVNFITARPTEQWTARAQAEYGWRDRRQVSASAAGLVGPVGLTLGGNWLKGDGFSAFNEDRGATEKDGFESKSANARAEVELAQGLSVDAGGFYTKANYDYDNTGADALNVGLKRDTLGYANFRYSGLDDRLSARVGYGINDTKRISDDAVFGPYQTKGRTERFEGQVVFAPVEMASVQLGAETEKQKFSDNYGSNDDTSIDSYYGNLTLRPLAGLTLNGGLRYDDHEDFGHKTTLAANGAWVIGSGDEAPVLRASYGEGFKAPSLYQLYTNAGFRALDAETSKSWDAGIEQPFAGGMGRFTLTYFDRKTKNLIDYDLTQFNYYNVGRARAQGVELGMQVANWQGFDVNLAATYLDATNELTGAQLARRPKTNLYASLDKAWDVGLKLGADLRVGGGRYDDASNSQYVGGNVVVGLRGAFAVTQNVEVYGRIENLFDEHYEVVRTYGTPGRSAYAGVRVKM; encoded by the coding sequence ATGAAGTACATGTTTCTGATCGGTTCGGCGTTTGCCGTCAGCGCGCCTGCAATGGCGCAGGACGTGGACAATGAGTATCAGGCTGCTGACGCATTCCATCAGCCCGGCCAGCGGGTTTCTACATCGAGTATCGTCGTCACCGCCACTCGCCAGCCAACGCCCCTCACGCAGATCGGCCAGTCGGTAACCGTCGTCACCCGCGCCGAGATCGAGCGCACCCAGGCGACCACCGCGACCGACGTTCTGGCCCGCATCCCCGGTGTGTCGACCGTTCAGTCGGGCGGTTTTGGCCAGCCTTCCAGCGTGTTCATTCGCGGCGCCGAAAACGCGCAGAGCCTTGTCCTGATCGACGGCGTGCGTATCAACGATCCGGGCGACGTGGGCGGAGGCTTCGATTTCGGCGCACTCACCATCGGCCAGTTCGACCGCGTCGAGGTCGTGCGCGGATCGTCGGGCGTGCTGTGGGGCAGCCGCGCCATCGGCGGTGTCGTCAACTTCATCACCGCCCGCCCCACCGAACAGTGGACCGCGCGCGCGCAGGCCGAATACGGCTGGCGCGACCGCAGGCAGGTGAGCGCATCGGCGGCTGGCCTTGTCGGCCCGGTAGGCCTGACGCTGGGCGGCAACTGGCTGAAGGGTGATGGCTTCTCGGCTTTCAACGAGGATCGGGGCGCCACCGAAAAGGACGGCTTCGAGAGCAAAAGCGCCAATGCGCGCGCCGAGGTCGAGCTGGCGCAGGGCCTTTCGGTCGATGCGGGGGGCTTCTACACCAAGGCCAATTACGACTACGACAACACCGGGGCCGATGCGCTGAACGTGGGCCTCAAGCGCGATACGCTGGGCTATGCGAATTTTCGCTACTCCGGTCTCGACGACCGCCTTTCGGCCCGCGTGGGCTACGGCATCAACGATACCAAGCGCATTTCCGACGACGCCGTGTTCGGCCCCTACCAGACCAAGGGCCGCACCGAGCGCTTCGAGGGGCAGGTAGTGTTCGCGCCGGTCGAGATGGCCAGCGTGCAACTGGGCGCGGAGACGGAAAAGCAGAAGTTCTCGGACAATTATGGTTCGAACGACGATACCTCGATCGACAGCTATTACGGCAACCTGACGCTGCGCCCACTGGCAGGCCTGACGCTCAATGGCGGCCTGCGCTATGACGATCATGAGGACTTCGGCCACAAGACCACCCTGGCGGCCAACGGCGCCTGGGTGATCGGTTCGGGTGACGAAGCCCCCGTCCTGCGCGCCAGCTACGGCGAGGGTTTCAAGGCGCCCTCGCTCTACCAACTCTACACCAATGCCGGGTTCCGCGCCCTTGACGCAGAGACTTCCAAAAGCTGGGACGCCGGGATCGAACAGCCCTTCGCGGGCGGCATGGGCCGCTTCACGCTGACCTATTTCGATCGCAAGACGAAGAACCTCATCGATTACGACCTGACCCAGTTCAATTACTACAACGTCGGCCGCGCGCGGGCGCAAGGCGTGGAACTGGGTATGCAGGTAGCGAACTGGCAGGGTTTCGACGTCAACCTTGCCGCGACATATCTCGATGCCACCAACGAGCTGACCGGCGCGCAGCTTGCGCGCCGCCCGAAGACCAACCTCTACGCCAGCCTCGACAAGGCTTGGGACGTGGGTCTGAAGCTGGGCGCAGACCTGCGCGTCGGCGGCGGCCGCTATGATGACGCGTCCAACAGCCAGTACGTCGGCGGTAACGTTGTCGTCGGCCTGCGCGGTGCCTTCGCGGTGACGCAGAACGTCGAGGTCTATGGCCGGATCGAGAACCTGTTCGACGAACATTACGAAGTGGTGCGCACTTACGGCACGCCGGGCCGCTCGGCCTATGCCGGCGTCCGCGTGAAGATGTGA